From Acidobacteriota bacterium, one genomic window encodes:
- the allB gene encoding allantoinase AllB: MVQVFVSQRVMTPEGLRPGAAVVEDGRIVAVVEPKDAPASGTVRDFGEFVLMPGFVDSHVHINEPGRTEWEGFETATRAAAAGGFTTLVDMPLNCLPETTTVAALKAKRNAARAKCRVDWAAWGGVTDDNRDDIEPLAKAGVKGYKSFLVDPGIAGLTMLSKRGLERAAPVLARTGLPLLVHAEVQGPIDAAAAELKDADWHEYATYLHSRPDVAELEAIRLLIRLCRQYRFRVHVVHLATMLALNELEEARAEGLPITVETCPHYLHFAAEEIGRGETLKKCAPPIRTRANREGLWRALERGTIDLIATDHSPCPPEMKRVEEGDFSKAWGGVASLSVAASVVWTGMRERGLPLRKLTEWMSTASARLAGLERRKGLIAPGKDADFVVFDPEASFRVTASRLLYRHPVSPYVGAELYGVVRGTYLRGNEVVAGGDPMGREVV, translated from the coding sequence ATGGTACAGGTTTTTGTATCGCAGAGGGTGATGACGCCGGAGGGTCTACGTCCGGGGGCGGCCGTGGTTGAGGATGGACGCATCGTGGCAGTTGTCGAACCGAAGGACGCGCCCGCGTCTGGCACCGTGCGCGACTTCGGCGAATTTGTGCTGATGCCTGGGTTTGTCGACTCACACGTCCATATCAACGAACCGGGACGAACCGAGTGGGAGGGGTTCGAGACGGCGACGCGCGCGGCGGCGGCGGGCGGGTTTACGACACTGGTCGACATGCCGCTGAACTGCCTGCCGGAGACGACGACGGTTGCCGCGCTGAAGGCGAAGCGCAACGCCGCACGAGCGAAGTGCCGCGTGGACTGGGCGGCGTGGGGCGGCGTGACGGACGACAACCGCGACGACATTGAGCCGCTGGCGAAGGCCGGTGTGAAGGGGTACAAGAGCTTTCTGGTCGACCCGGGAATTGCTGGCCTGACGATGCTTAGCAAGCGAGGTCTGGAGCGAGCGGCGCCGGTTCTTGCGCGGACGGGGCTTCCTCTGCTGGTCCATGCAGAGGTGCAGGGCCCGATTGATGCGGCTGCCGCTGAGCTTAAGGATGCGGACTGGCATGAGTATGCGACGTATCTGCACTCGCGGCCGGACGTGGCCGAGCTGGAGGCGATCCGGCTGTTGATACGGCTCTGCCGTCAATACAGGTTTCGCGTGCATGTCGTCCACCTGGCGACGATGCTGGCTCTCAATGAGTTGGAAGAAGCGAGGGCAGAAGGTCTTCCGATCACGGTGGAGACGTGCCCGCACTATCTGCACTTTGCAGCGGAGGAGATTGGCCGCGGTGAGACGCTGAAGAAGTGCGCTCCGCCGATACGCACGAGGGCGAACCGCGAGGGATTGTGGCGAGCGCTGGAGCGCGGGACGATTGACCTGATTGCGACCGATCATTCGCCTTGTCCGCCAGAGATGAAGCGCGTGGAGGAGGGCGATTTCAGCAAGGCGTGGGGCGGCGTTGCGAGTCTTTCCGTTGCTGCGTCGGTTGTATGGACGGGGATGCGGGAGCGCGGGCTGCCGCTTAGGAAGCTGACCGAGTGGATGTCGACGGCCTCGGCACGACTGGCTGGGTTGGAGCGGCGTAAGGGACTGATTGCTCCGGGGAAGGACGCGGACTTCGTGGTGTTCGATCCGGAAGCCAGCTTTCGCGTGACGGCTTCGCGGCTTTTGTACAGGCATCCGGTTTCGCCTTATGTGGGCGCGGAGTTGTATGGCGTGGTGAGGGGGACCTATCTGCGCGGGAATGAGGTTGTGGCTGGAGGGGATCCGATGGGAAGGGAGGTTGTGTGA